The Brevibacillus humidisoli DNA segment AAGCAGCCAAAGTGCTGGCCGAGCAGTTTGGTCACCTCGATGTGCTTCGGCAGGCTACGCGGGAGCAACTGCTGGAGATTAACGAGATCGGACCGAAGATGGCTGACAGCATCCTCACTTACTTTTCAATGCCGCAGGTACAGGAGTTATTGGACCGGCTGCGTGCTGCCGGCGTCAACTTCAGCTACAAAGGGGTCCGCGTCGAAGCGGGGAACGACACGCCGTTGGCTGGCAAAACAGTAGTGTTGACTGGTACGTTGAACACACTGACCCGTCAGGAGGCAGAGGAGAAAATTGCTCTGTTGGGCGGAAAGGTGACAGGCAGTGTCAGCAAAAAAACAGACCTGGTGATCGCCGGTGACAAAGCAGGTTCCAAGCTGGAAAAGGCGGAGAAGTTGGGCATAGAGGTGATCGACGAAGCGGCCTTTCTGAAGCTGCTTGATCAGTAGGATCTGTAGTCGACAGCCGGAACCAGGTAAAAGGATGTGAGTGGTGTTGAGAGCGAGCATTTCGAAAATCGTGTGGGTAGCCATGAGTTGTCTTTTGCTGCTTATGGGGTGCAATGCGAAGCCGAACAACACAGCTCGACAAGACACGACACCTCCTATCCAAGCAGCACAGATTCCAGGGGATTTGACCTATCAGGATGTTTTGCAAAAAGGAGAGTATGTGACGGCCGTGGGAATGTCCCCAAGTGAGCCGCGTATTTGGCTGGGGACTCATACCGGCTTATACCTTTCGGCTAATGCCGAACTGTGGACGCTCCTGTCCGAACAGCTTGCGGAAGATGCTGTTACGGGATGGGTGATCGATCCGAAGCGGCCCGAGTTCATCGTTGTTGGCACCAGCAGCGGGAGCAAACAAAGCACAGATGGCGGCAAGACCTGGCGCCAAGTGGGCAGTGGTTTGCCCGACCAGCCGAACATGAACCTGCTGACAGGAGGACGAGCGGCCAACCAGCTTCAATTGTTCGCGCACGTGAGAGAAGAAGGGATCTACCAATCTGATGACGACGGCAAGACTTGGCGCAAGTGGGCAGACCTGGAGCAGGCGGTGACGGCAATGCTCTATCTGCCGAAACAGCAGGTATTGTATGTTGTGACACAAGATTCCCTCCTTCATACGGACGACGGGCAGTGGGAACGAGAAGAGATCCCTGGTGTCCAGCAAATCTATTCGCTCGGTGCCGATCGGACCGAGGGGCTTCTCTACGCCGCGACGGATCAGGGTGTCTTTTGCAAGGACGCAGAAGGCTGGAGATTATTGGAGGCCCAAACTCCGGAAAAGCTGATCATGCTTGGAGCCGGTTGGGGCGAGTATAGGTTGGTTGCTGTAGGAGAATCGGCTTACTTGTACACGTTGCACAACGGCAGCTGGAAAAAATGGGAATCGTCGTAAGTTTTCAATCCAAAGGAGTTACCATTGATGAACAAGCGAGTTAAGGTGCTTTTCTACTTTTTTCTTACTATCATCCTGTTGTGTACGGCAACAGCTTGTTCCCTTTTTCCTGACGGGGAGGAGAAACCTGCTCCAGCTACCCCTACGGTCTCTCCCGTGATCGAAGTGAGTGGAGACTACTATGGCAGCGTGATGCCGTATAAGCCAAACCAGACACGTGGCATGCTGTCCCGACTGTCCGGTTATCGCATTGATTTCAGTCACTTGGAGCTGGGATTGCTGGAGATTGCCCGGGAGACGTTTGACCCTGAAGAATACCTGTTTCAGGAAGGACAGCAGATCAGCAGTCAGCAGGTGAGAGACTGGCTGGCTCCTGCGTCCGAGGAGAACCCGAAAGGTTTGAATCCGGAGAATGGCAGCACGCTGCTGCTGCACGTGTTGGAGCACGATTATCTGGATGTAGAGAACCAGCAGTTGGCCGGGATGGTTCTCGGTCTTACCCTGTCGCCAGAGTACAAAGACGCCTCTGGTCAGGAAAAAGTGTACAGCACAGATGAGTTGCGGGCAAAAGGGCAAGCGCTCGCCGCCAAGATCGTCCAGCAGGTACGGGCTGACAATGCACAGATTCCAATGGTGATCGCTCTCTACCAAGTGCCCGATCATAGCTCAACCATGATTCCCGGGAATTTCATCATGACTGGTACCGTCAACTCTGGGGAGGGCTCCGTATCCAAATGGCAGGCAATTGACGAGAAGTACTACCTGTTCCCAGGGGACGCCGTATACAAGGATTATCCGCAGATTTCCTTGCAGTACGACAAACTGATGAAGCAGACAAAATCATTCTTTAGCGAGTTTATCGGCCTGACCGGGGTAGGCCGGTTTATGGGCAGAGACTTGGTAGAGCTGACGCTGACGGCAACTGCGGAATACGATTCGCGTACCGAAGTGATCCAGTTTACCCAGTACTGTGCTTCCCAGATCAATCAGGTATTTGACAAACAGGTCCACGTCAATCTATATGTCGAATCGATCAATCGTCCACTGGCCATTTACGTTCGTCCAGCCAACGGGGAAGGATACATGCACGTTTATCGAAAGTGATGACAGCTTTCTCTGTAGAAGTTGCAAACAGTTTTGTTCAATCACTAAACATCCTTGTACACATGTGTACAAGGATGTAGTTTTTTACAAGGGCGTGTGGAACGGTGAATCTCCGCAAACAATACGGATGAACAGTTGGATTCAGGTAGTTGGTATGATCTTTGCAATAAGCTCCATACGATAACAATGAGACGAAAATGGAGGAGGCGTTGATCGTGAGAGTAGAATTTCAGAACGAACCCTTTACGAATTTTCGAGTGCCTGAAAACAAGCAGGCGTTTCAGGAAGCGCTAGCAAAAGTGGAAAGCGAATTAGGACGTGACTACGATATTATCATAGGTGGAGAACGGATTCGGACGGAGCAGAAAATCCGTTCCGTGAACCCTTCAAACAAGGAACAAGTAGTCGGCCATGTTTCCAAGGCAAGTCAGGAACTTGCCGAAAAGGCGATCCAGACTGCTGCCCAAACCTTTGAATCGTGGAAAGCGGTGCCGGGGACAGCACGTGCTCGCTATCTCTACAAGGCTGCTGCCATCCTGCGCCGCCGCAAGCATGAGTTTTCCGCTTGGCTGGTAAAAGAAGCCGGGAAAAGCTGGCCGGAAGCTGACGCCGACACGGCAGAAGCGATTGATTTCATGGAGTACTATGCCCGACAAATGGACAAATTGTCGCAGCGCCAACCGCTCACCCGCATCCCGACGGAGGACAACGAGCAGTATTATATCCCACTCGGCGTGGGGATTGTGATCCCGCCGTGGAACTTCCCGCTGGCGATCATGGTTGGGATGACCACTGCCTCGCTGGTAGCAGGCAATACGGTTGTCTTGAAACCGGCTTCTACCACTCCGGTCATTGCCGCCAAGTTTATGGAAATACTGGAGGATGCCGGTGTGCCGGCCGGTGTAGTCAATTACCTGCCTGGCAGCGGCAGTGAAGTGGGCGACTACCTTGTTGAGCATCCACTGACTCGTTTTATCAGCTTTACGGGTTCCCGCGATGTAGGACTCCGCATCAATGAACTGGCCTCCAAACGGAGCCCTGGCCAAAAATGGATCAAGCGCCTGATTGCAGAGATGGGCGGAAAAGACTCCATCGTTGTGGACAACGATTGCGATCTGGAAGCAGCCGCACAAGCGATTGTCAACTCCGCATTTGGTTTCTCCGGACAAAAATGTTCCGCCTGCTCGCGCGCCATTATTCACCAGGATGTGTACGATCAGGTATTGAACCGCGCCGTCGAGCTGACCAAGGAACTGACTGTAGGGGACGTTGCCAACCCTGAGTTCTACACGGGCCCGGTGATTGATGATAGTGCCTACAACAAGATTCTCAACTATATCGAGATCGGCAAACAAGAAGGCAAATTGTTGGCAGGTGGCGAAAAAGGACCAGATACGGGTTATTTCATCAAGCCAACCGTCTTTGCCGACGTTGATCCAAAAGCTCGTATCATGCAGGAAGAAATCTTTGGACCTGTCGTTGCTTTCACCAAAGCACGCGATTTCGACCACGCCTTGGAAATCGCCAACAACACAGAGTACGGCCTGACCGGTTCGGTGTTCAGCCGCAACCGCGCCCATCTGGAAAAAGCACGTACGGAATTCCATGTAGGTAACCTGTACTTTAACCGCAAGTGTACAGGTGCTTTAGTCGGAGTACATCCGTTTGGCGGCTTCAACATGTCGGGAACAGACTCCAAAGCGGGCGGCCCGGACTACCTGCTGTTGTTCACCCAGGCAAAACTGGTTTCGGAAGTACTGTAACCCTATCTCAACCATCGCCAGACAGAAGCTGTCTTCCCATACAGGGAAGGCAGCTTTTTTCCGTCAGCTGCATGAGTGTCAGCAGCAGCGAAACTCCCCTCTGTGTAGATGAGCGTTCTTCTTTAAAAGGCTTGGTCGATATGGTAATGTAAATATTGTTCTGATCAGCCCGGAGTAAAAGGATTGGGGAGTTGTGTATGAAAAAACTGATCCTCCGCGGTTTGCATCGCCTACCGCAGAATACGATGTCGAGAACGATGGGAAAGATAACGGCTTCCCGTTTTAGCAGGTTGGCGATTCGTCGTTATGTGCGGCATTACCAGATCGATCTGACATCGATTGAGAAACCTCTGCATGAGTATCGGACGTTGAAAGAGTTTTTTACGCGTCGTCTCAAGCCCGATTCCCGTCCGATCGCACCTGGCTCGCGAGTGATTGTCAGTCCTGTTGACGGAACCGTCTCACAGTTGGGCGACATTCACCAGGATACGCTGATCCAGGCAAAGGGGAAGCAGTTTAGTCTGACAGATCTGCTCGGGGATGATCAGCAGATGGCAGCCCGGTTTCAGGGCGGGAAGTTCATCACGATTTATTTAAGTCCGCGTGATTACCACCGCATCCACATGCCGGTAGACGGCAGGCTCGTACAGTACACCTATCTGCCAGGCCGCCTCTATCCGGTAAATCGGATTGGGGTCGAGCATGTCGATCGCCTCTTTGCACGCAACGAGCGGCTGATTACCTATGTCCGCTCAGATGCAGCAGGATGTGTGGCCGTGATCAAAGTGGGTGCCTTGTTTGTAGGCAGTGTCAAGGTCACATACGGACAGGCCACGACAAATGTGCCGCATGGCAGGAAGGTTACGGAACAGATTGCTGCCCAACCCAACTACGACAAGGGGAGCGAGCTGGGCTGGTTTGAGTTCGGTTCGACCGTGATCCTCCTGTTCGAAAAAGGACGGATCGAGTGGCAGCAGGATGTGGCTGAGGGACGGCCGCTGCTGATGGGACAACCGCTCGCCGTAGCCACAAATTGACGAATGATGACGGATTCAAGTATGATCAAACGTATATGAGAAAATGTGTTCCCGGAGGTGTCAGGCCTTGAGTGCCATTACCCGCAAAGAAGTAGAGCATGTCGCCAACCTCGCTCGTCTCACGCTGACGGAAGAGGAAGCGGAGCGGTATACCAATGATCTCAACGCAATCCTCCAGTTCGCAGCCAAGCTGAACGAACTGGATACGTCAGACGTGCCGCCGACCAGCCACGCCACTGATGTGAAAAATGTGATGCGTGAAGATGAAAATCGCCCGTCGCTGCCGCGCGAAACAGTGCTAAAAAACGCAGCCGATCATGAAGACGGACAATTCAAGGTGCCAGCCGTATTTGAATGACGGACAGCTGCGGAAAGGAGGAGGAACGACATGTCCTTATTTGATAAACGGTTATCGGAAATACATAGCGCACTGACCAGCAAACAGCTTAGTGCAAATGAACTGGTGGAAGCTAGTCTAAAACGGATTCGCGAGGTGGATGGCGAACTGCGCGCGGTGATCATGGTGGACGAAGAAGCCGCCCGCCAGCAGGCAAAAGCGGTGGACGAGCGATTGGCCAAGGGAGAGAGCGAATTGGGTCTGCTGTTCGGTCTGCCTGCGGGTGTGAAGGATAACATCGTGACCGAAGGCCTGCGCACAACCTGCGCGAGCAAACTGCTGGCCAATTACGACCCAATCTACGATGCGACGGTGAGCAAGAAGTTGAAGGATGCGGATGCCGTCATCGTGGCCAAATGCAACATGGACGAGTTTGCGATGGGGGGCTCGACGGAGAATTCCGGTTTTGCTGCGGCACGCAATCCGTGGAATCCGGAATACGTTCCTGGCGGTTCCAGCGGTGGTTCAGCGGCAGCGATGGCAGCCCGTGAATTCTTTTTCACGCTGGGTTCCGATACAGGTGGATCGATTCGTCAACCGGCCGCGTTTTGCGGTGTCGTCGGGCTGAAACCGACCTATGGACGTGTCTCCCGATTTGGACTGGTGGCGTTTGCTTCATCGTTTGACCAGATCGGTCCGATTACCAAGAATGTGGAGGATGCGGCTTACGTGCTGCAGGCAATCGCAGGGCACGATCCATACGATTCCACTTCGGCTGATGTGGAGGTTCCCGATTACCTGTCCGCGCTTACCGGCGATGTGAAGGGACTGCGCATCGGCGTGCCCAAGGAGCTGATCGGTGAGGGGATTGACGCAGAAGTTCGGGAAGCCGTATTGGCTGCGCTCAAACAGTTGGAGGGCATGGGTGCTTCTTGGAGTGAAGTATCGTTGCCCCACACGGAATACGCTGTACCGGCATACTACCTGCTCTCTTCCTCGGAAGCATCGTCCAACCTGGCCCGTTTTGACGGCGTCCGCTACGGTGTTCGCGCAGATAATGCGGACAACCTGATTGAGATGTACAAAGAGACGCGCAGCCATGGATTTGGCGCGGAAGTGAAGCGGCGGATCATGCTCGGAACCTATGCGCTCTCCGCAGGATATTACGATGCCTACTATAAAAAGGCGCAGCAAGTTCGTACCTTGATCATCCGCGACTTTGAGCAAATCTTTGACGAATATGACGTGATCCTGCATCCGACGACCCCGACTACCGCGTTTAAGCTGGGTGAAAAGTTGGACGACCCAGTCAAAATGTACCTGGAAGACATCTGTACCGTTCCGGTCAACTTGGCCGGTCTGCCGGCCATCAGCGTACCCTGCGGGTTTTCGGCCAAAGGTATGCCGATCGGGATGCAAATCGTCGGGAAAGCCTTCGACGAATCAACGGTGTTGCGAGTGGCTCACGCCTACGAGCAGGCCACCGATCATCATACGCGGAAACCGGAACGGGTGAGGGGGGGAGAGAGATGAGCCAGTTTGAAACCGTGATCGGTTTGGAAGTGCACGCCGAATTGTCGACGAACAGTAAAATCTTCTGCGGCTGCCCGACCGAGTTTGGAGCACCGCCTAACACACATACCTGTCCGATCTGTCTGGGCCACCCGGGAGTACTGCCGGTGGTCAACAAACAGGCGGTGGAGTTCGCGATGAAAGCAGCACTGGCGCTCAACTGCGAGATATCCCGGGAGACCAAGTTTGACCGCAAGAACTACTTTTATCCCGACCTGCCCAAGGCGTATCAGATCTCCCAGTACGACCAGCCGATCGGCAAAAACGGCTGGATTGAAATCGAGGTAAATGGAGAGAAAAAGCGGATCGGGATTAACCGTCTGCATCTGGAAGAGGATGCCGGCAAGCTGACCCACTCCGATTACGGAGGCGGATCCTTGGTTGACTACAACCGTGTCGGCGTACCGCTGGTGGAGATCGTTTCCGAACCGGACCTCCGCTCGCCGCAAGAGGCGAAAGCGTATCTGGAGAAGTTAAAAGCGATCCTGCAATATACGGAAGTGTCCGATGTCAAGATGGAGCAGGGATCGCTTCGCTGCGATGCCAACGTATCGATTCGGCCAGTCGGCCAAACCGAGCTGGGAACCAAGACGGAGTTGAAGAACATGAACTCCTTTCGCAATGTCCAGCTTGGCTTGGAGTACGAAGTAGAGCGGCAGGTTGAGGTCGTCACCTCCGGCGGCCAGGTGACACAGGAGACACGCCGTTGGGATGAGGCAGGCAAGAAGACGATTGTGATGCGCTCCAAAGAGGAAGCCCACGATTATCGCTACTTCCCGGACCCGGACCTGGTCCGGATGCAGATAGCAGAAGAGTGGATCGAGGCAGTCAAACAGTCGATCCCGGAACTGCCGGATGCGCGGAAAGCCCGCTACATCGATAAATACGGGCTATCCAGCGAAGATGCGGAAGTGATTACGATCGCCAAAGAGTCGGCTGATTTCTTTGATCGTGCAGTCGGAACCGGCGCTGATCCGAAAGCGATCGCCAATTGGCTGATGGGCGACCTGTTTGGCTATCTCAATGCCAACGATCTGGAGTTTGCCGATCTGAAACTGACCCCTGAAGGATTGGGTGAGTTGGTGAAGTTGATCGAAAAAGGGACGATCTCGACCAAGATCGCCAAGACGGTTTTCAAAGAGATGCTGGACTCGGGCAAAGACCCGGCCGCGATTGTAGAAGAAAAAGGGCTGGTGCAGATCAGCGATGAAGGCGCTCTGATGAAAATCGTCGACGAGGTGATTGCTGCCAACCCGCAGTCTGTACAAGACTACCAGAGCGGTAAAAAGCAGGCGATCGGTTACCTGGTCGGCCAGGTGATGAAACAGACAAAAGGCAAGGCAAACCCACCGATGGTCAACAAACTGCTGGTGGAAGCAATTGAGAAGCTGTAGGAGATGAATCATGCGAGGCAGAGAACCCTTTCCCGCCGCAAAGCGGGAGAGGGTTTTTTTACGATTAAACGACCCGTTTTGAGCGAGCAGGGAAATCGATTCAATCTGATTTGCTTGTTTTTTGGCAAGTCGAAAACTATTTCCCGCACTCGATCGTCTAAGCTAGGAAAAGCAAACCGTGAGCAGGCGAAAGAGGTGTTCGTACGATGGCGAAAGGAAACAGCCGCTGCTTGAATCTCAACAGGATAAAGAGGAGGTGGTAGATCATCATGCAAAAAGATGCAGCTATGGCCGTACTCTCAACATTTGTGATCGAAAACAAGGAGAAGTTCTACAGACTTGCCTATAGCTATGTAAAAAACAGTGAAGACGCCTTAGATATTATCCAGGAGGCGATCTACAAAGCGATACGATCCATTGACTCGCTGCATCACCAGGATGCGATCAAAAGCTGGAGGTGATCAATCATTGGAAAGCAGCCTGAACGAAAAATATTTGGCAGAGGGGAAGCGGCTATACGAAGAATTTATGACCGACATGGCGGACTTGCAGAAGAACGGAATAGAGGCTCATCTCGGGGTGGAGAGTGGATATGTCGTCAAGACGGATACGGAACAGATTTTATCAGTAGGCAGATATGTGGTGAATACAGTTGGTTCTTCTTCGACCACTTTTCAATACGATACCATCGATAAAAAGAATCAAGTCCTGATCACCCTGCCAAGCCTGTTCAAGGATGACCGATACATTGCAGTGATCAGCGAAAATATTAAAGAACAGATGAGGGACCAGATGGAAGCAGACCCTGAAAAGATCTATTGGGTCTCCGTTTTGGGACAAGAAGAGCCGTTCACCGTCTTTGAAGCGATCGCCAAAGACCAATCGTTCTATATCAACTCAGACAACAAACTGGTTATTTCGTTTGATAAATACGAGGTTGCTCCCGGGTATATGGGCGTTGTGGAATTCGTGATCCCTACAGAAGTGCTGTCCGACCTGTTGGTAAGTGATACGTACGTAAAATAAAGAGAGCAAGCAGCCCATCAGTGTCTCACTGATGGGCTGTGGTACGTCTACAGAGCTACCACCTGACCGCTCTTCTGCTCGTACTCCTGCAACCATTGCACCAATTTCCGGGCTACGATAGATGGGTCCGTACCAGTCGTCTGCATATCTGTCCTCATCACACCTGGATTTAGCACATTGGCTGTGATGCCGTTTTGCGCCTCTTCCTCCTGCACCGTGTAGGTCAAGGTCTCAATCGCCGCCTTGCTGGCGCTGTACGATCCAAACCCGACACCGCCTGTTTTGGCCAAGCTGGACGTCAAACTGATGATTTGTCCGTGTTTTTGCTCTCTCATCACAGGGATGCATGCCTTTGTCATGAAGAAAACACTGTTTACATTATTGATGAATTGATAGTCCCAAGATTCCTTCGATGTTTCCGCAAGCAGGTAATTCTCGTACAAGGCTGCGTTGTTGATCAAAACATCAATCCGGCCAAAACGGGCGATCGTTTCCTGGACAAAGTGATCCGCGACAGCCTCATGAGAGATGTCTGCTACTGCAACATAGGCATTTTTCTGCAGAGCATACAGCTCACTTTGAAGTCGCTTCACTTTGGCTGTCGACAGATCGCATGCGGCAATGTTTGCTCCAGCTTGTGCCAGTAAAAGCGCTGTCTCTCTCCCCAAACCGGCTCCTGCACCTGTAATGATAACCACCTGATTTTGTACAGCTCCCATCCGAATCACTCCCGTTAACAGAATATTTGTATGATTGCTCTCATTTTAAAATAAAAGTAATCTTATCGGAATACCCTATTATGTTTTTTTTACATCGCTTTGGGTTCATTTGATCTCAGGGCACACATCCTTGCCTCGGAAAAATGCCTGCCATCTGGGAGGCGTAAAGCTGAGTTGACGTCTGCAGGTGTGACGAAAGGGGCTCTCATCTAGGACTGCAGCCGTTTTGCCGCATTATCTGCTTGAGGCAGGTTGACAAACAGACTTAATTGTAACTAAAATGGTTACAGATTAAAGGTAGGCGCGTATTTCCATGTGTCGTCTCCCATCTCTATACCAGGGGGTGAATACATTGACGATTAGCAGCCGGTTTTCCGTCGCCGTCCACATCCTGTCTCTACTTCATTTTTGCAAGGATGAACGTCCGACGTCCGAATTCATCGCTGGCAGTGTCAACACCAATCCAGTCGTTGTCAGGCGGATCATGGGGATGTTGAGCAAGGCGGGGCTGATCAAGACGAGTCAAGGGGTGCCTGGAGCCACATTGGCCTGTCCGATCGGGGATATCACGATGCTGGATGTGTACCGTGCCGTTCAGGCTGATCAGGACGAACTGTTCGCGATGCACGACCATCCCAATCCCAGTTGTCCAGTTGGCCGCACGATCCAGAAATCACTGGACGTGGTCTTTTCCCATGCGCAGCAGGCAATGGAAAACGAGCTGGCAAACGTCACGATTGAACAATTCTGCTCCGATATGGCCCGACATATGTAGTCGTTTTTTTCGGACTTCTTGTAACAAAAGGTGTTACAGAATCTCGTGCACTCCATTCTTGCCAAAAAATCGTGCAAGGATCACTTTTTTTCTCTCACATGTAACTGAAACAGTTACATAAATGCCTATGAAAAGGGGGACATAACATGTCTATTGTCGTTACCGGTGCAACCGGTCAATTGGGAAGTTTGGTCGTCCACCACTTGTTGAAGAAGGATGTTCCGGCAGGTGAAATCGCCGTTGTTGCCCGACGCCCGGAGAAGGCATCCGCGCTCGCTGCGTTGGGGGTTGAGGTGCGCTACGGTGATTACGATGATGCGGCTTCACTGAAAAAGGCTTTTGCCGGAGCGTCCAAGCTTCTGCTGATCTCCGCTCCGTCGCCGGACAACACGCTGCGCATTCGCCAGCACGCCACGGCAGTTGAGGCGGCCAGGGATGCCGGCGCTGGCTATATCGTCTATACGGGACTTGCTTTCGCCGAAAAACTGCAAACAGGATTGGAGCATGTGCACTTGGCTACCGAGTATGCATTGCGTACTACGGGGATTCCGTTCACAGTGCTGCGCAATGGTTTTTACACAGACCTGTTCGTTGACAAGGAGGCATTGCAGGCCATCATCGAGCGGGGGGAGATCGTCACCTCTGCGGAGAACGGCAGGCTGAATACAGCTACCCGCAACGATCTGGCCCTTGCAGCCGCCAACGTGCTGACCAGTGAGGGACATGAGAACAAGTTTTACGAACTGGCCAGCCCCAGCCCGTGGACCTTTGACGATCTGGCGGCCGCTCTATCCGAAGTATCGGGCAAAACAGTCGTTCATCGTTCAGTCTCAGCGGAGCAAGCGGTTCAGGAGATGATTCGCGCTGGCGTTCCCGAAGGAGCGGCTTCCTTTATGGTACACGTCGTATACCATGCCGTCTCGGAAGGTCAGTTTGGATATGCCTCACAAGATTTGCAGAATCTGATCGGCGAGGCCATCACTCCACTCCAAGAAGCCGTACGGCATACCCTGCAAGACTAGTTAAATAAGTACGATCCCTACTGCCCTCGGCGTCGGCCCGCTTCATCATTTGT contains these protein-coding regions:
- a CDS encoding SDR family NAD(P)-dependent oxidoreductase, giving the protein MGAVQNQVVIITGAGAGLGRETALLLAQAGANIAACDLSTAKVKRLQSELYALQKNAYVAVADISHEAVADHFVQETIARFGRIDVLINNAALYENYLLAETSKESWDYQFINNVNSVFFMTKACIPVMREQKHGQIISLTSSLAKTGGVGFGSYSASKAAIETLTYTVQEEEAQNGITANVLNPGVMRTDMQTTGTDPSIVARKLVQWLQEYEQKSGQVVAL
- a CDS encoding Rrf2 family transcriptional regulator, producing the protein MTISSRFSVAVHILSLLHFCKDERPTSEFIAGSVNTNPVVVRRIMGMLSKAGLIKTSQGVPGATLACPIGDITMLDVYRAVQADQDELFAMHDHPNPSCPVGRTIQKSLDVVFSHAQQAMENELANVTIEQFCSDMARHM
- a CDS encoding SDR family oxidoreductase: MSIVVTGATGQLGSLVVHHLLKKDVPAGEIAVVARRPEKASALAALGVEVRYGDYDDAASLKKAFAGASKLLLISAPSPDNTLRIRQHATAVEAARDAGAGYIVYTGLAFAEKLQTGLEHVHLATEYALRTTGIPFTVLRNGFYTDLFVDKEALQAIIERGEIVTSAENGRLNTATRNDLALAAANVLTSEGHENKFYELASPSPWTFDDLAAALSEVSGKTVVHRSVSAEQAVQEMIRAGVPEGAASFMVHVVYHAVSEGQFGYASQDLQNLIGEAITPLQEAVRHTLQD